A part of Deltaproteobacteria bacterium genomic DNA contains:
- a CDS encoding cobyrinate a,c-diamide synthase → MMSNRKIPAFVIAGTHSGSGKTTVALGIMAALVKRGLRVQPFKVGPDFIDPGHHRRITGRDSHNLDGWIMGRAENRDIFDRHCRGADVAVAEGVMGLFDGLSGTDESGSTAQMAKWLDLPVILVIDARSMARSAAAVALGFCRFDADLPLRGIIFNRVGSEAHAKMLVDAISVVPGLSMFGCLPRNEAIGMPSRHLGLVTDEDFTPDDDHEDILARWIETGLDMNSLLEALPKVPVTADTVRAGGMTGDPLVRIAIARDEAFSFYYPENLRLLREAGAELVTFSPLRASHLPGNIKGLILGGGYPELHCETLSQNRGLMQEISAFGLSGRPIYAECGGFMFLMKEIRDLEGRSFPMAGIFPMRATMARGIKALGYREIVTRQEGILGPAGTTARGHEFHYSMIEEKGMDVECIYEMRGHKADSTGKEGFVKNRVLGSYVHLHWGSNPKAATNLVAYCRRYG, encoded by the coding sequence ATGATGTCAAACCGAAAGATTCCGGCCTTCGTCATTGCAGGTACCCACAGCGGCAGCGGAAAGACGACGGTTGCCCTGGGAATTATGGCGGCACTTGTCAAAAGGGGATTGAGGGTGCAGCCCTTTAAGGTTGGCCCGGACTTCATCGATCCGGGCCATCACCGCCGGATTACGGGGAGGGATTCCCATAACCTGGACGGGTGGATCATGGGCCGTGCAGAGAACCGGGATATCTTTGATCGCCATTGCCGAGGTGCGGACGTGGCGGTGGCGGAAGGCGTTATGGGTCTGTTCGACGGGCTCTCGGGCACGGATGAGTCAGGTTCAACCGCCCAGATGGCCAAGTGGCTGGATCTCCCGGTCATACTGGTGATCGATGCCCGATCCATGGCGCGATCGGCCGCGGCCGTCGCGCTCGGGTTCTGCAGATTTGATGCGGACCTCCCTTTGAGAGGCATCATCTTCAACCGGGTGGGGAGCGAGGCCCACGCCAAAATGCTGGTTGATGCCATAAGCGTCGTCCCGGGTCTGTCAATGTTCGGGTGCCTGCCGCGCAATGAGGCGATCGGGATGCCTTCCCGACATCTGGGGCTTGTCACGGATGAGGATTTCACGCCGGATGACGACCATGAAGACATCCTGGCCCGCTGGATTGAAACCGGCCTGGACATGAACTCCCTGCTGGAGGCCCTGCCCAAGGTCCCTGTGACGGCGGACACCGTAAGGGCGGGAGGGATGACGGGAGATCCTCTGGTACGTATCGCCATTGCAAGGGACGAGGCATTCTCCTTTTACTATCCCGAGAACCTGCGTCTCCTTCGGGAGGCTGGCGCGGAACTGGTCACCTTTTCCCCATTACGCGCAAGCCATCTGCCCGGCAACATCAAAGGCCTGATCCTGGGGGGCGGGTATCCCGAACTCCACTGTGAAACCCTTTCACAGAACAGGGGGCTCATGCAAGAGATAAGCGCCTTCGGGTTGAGCGGAAGACCGATATATGCGGAGTGCGGCGGGTTCATGTTTCTGATGAAAGAGATCCGGGACCTGGAGGGACGATCCTTTCCCATGGCGGGCATCTTTCCCATGAGGGCAACCATGGCGCGTGGGATCAAGGCCCTCGGATATCGTGAGATCGTCACCCGGCAGGAGGGGATCCTGGGACCGGCAGGAACCACGGCAAGGGGCCATGAGTTCCACTATTCCATGATCGAAGAGAAAGGTATGGATGTTGAATGTATCTATGAGATGAGGGGTCACAAGGCCGATTCAACGGGTAAGGAGGGCTTTGTTAAGAACAGGGTCCTGGGGTCGTATGTGCACCTCCACTGGGGATCCAATCCAAAGGCCGCAACCAATCTTGTGGCGTATTGCCGCAGATACGGGTAG
- a CDS encoding ABC transporter substrate-binding protein encodes MKRVQCIRLIQEIFIAAVFVFSTPCTLLADQDHSGDTSRPIPQRVISLGQTITERIYLLGAGDRLVANTIYCVEPEDAKYKEKIGTLLQANLEKIISLKPDLVIASNLARQKQLTKLKALGIRVVQFSYPKSFEQMCRQFIELGEILGQRKTAEEVVQNARKRVAAIRMKLEDLPKKTVFMQLGIKPLHAVTNKSFLNDYIEFGGGINVALNEGRGTYSREKVLSVNPEVIIVATMGSSEGEAGKREKERWMTYPSIAAVKNQNVYVVDPDKLCSPTPVTFVEALREIAGLIHPDLGHGDVK; translated from the coding sequence ATGAAACGTGTTCAATGCATTCGTTTGATTCAGGAAATTTTCATTGCCGCAGTGTTTGTATTCTCAACCCCCTGCACGCTGCTGGCGGATCAGGATCACAGTGGGGATACTTCCCGGCCCATCCCTCAAAGAGTAATTTCGCTGGGGCAGACCATCACTGAAAGGATCTATCTGCTGGGCGCCGGAGACAGACTGGTTGCAAACACCATCTACTGCGTGGAGCCCGAGGATGCCAAATACAAGGAAAAAATCGGCACCCTCCTCCAGGCCAACCTGGAAAAGATCATCAGCCTCAAGCCCGACCTGGTGATTGCCAGCAACCTGGCGAGGCAAAAACAATTGACAAAACTAAAGGCCCTGGGAATACGCGTGGTTCAATTCTCTTACCCCAAAAGCTTTGAGCAAATGTGCCGGCAGTTTATTGAATTGGGAGAAATCCTTGGACAGAGGAAAACCGCAGAAGAGGTCGTCCAGAATGCCAGGAAAAGGGTGGCAGCGATCCGCATGAAACTGGAGGACTTGCCCAAGAAAACGGTCTTTATGCAGCTGGGTATCAAGCCGCTTCATGCGGTGACAAATAAATCGTTTTTAAACGATTACATCGAATTCGGCGGAGGGATAAATGTCGCCCTGAATGAGGGGAGGGGGACCTACAGCAGGGAAAAGGTCCTGAGCGTAAACCCGGAAGTGATCATTGTCGCCACAATGGGTTCCAGCGAAGGTGAAGCCGGAAAACGAGAGAAAGAAAGGTGGATGACCTATCCCTCTATTGCCGCGGTAAAGAACCAAAACGTATACGTTGTCGATCCGGACAAGCTTTGCAGCCCCACTCCCGTCACATTTGTGGAGGCCTTAAGAGAGATCGCAGGGCTGATACATCCTGATCTTGGCCATGGTGATGTGAAATGA
- a CDS encoding cobyric acid synthase, whose product MAKAIMFLGTGSDVGKSIVAAAFCRIARRRGFKVAPFKAQNMSNNSFVTIEGGEIGRAQVVQAEAAGLLPSVHMNPILLKPSSHMGSQVILQGKVFGTMEALNYYELKPRLRHVVMESYRTLSREYDLIVMEGAGSCCEMNLKQNDLVNFSMAREAKAPCVLIGDIDRGGVFAQIIGSFHLMSRKEREITIGFLINKFRGDPRLFLSGMRYIEEKTGKPGFGLIPFYNDILIDPEDSVAVQEDRRTLKPIGPKTVNIAVLKLRAISNFTDMEGLEREKDVIVNYLFRPQDLSPEYDCLILPGTKNTMEDAAWLARSGWKREIKRFVEGGGRVLGICGGYQLLGEAVRDPFGVESDLKVIRGLGILPVETLLEGEKVVRKVTGTSLTTGKRVGGYEIHMGRTRILKKTGGPLLRIHEPGKRRVWEDGWTLNDGHIAGTYVHGILDSPGFRGDFLNQIRRAKALKERSPGPGRLARFHQYDRLADHFESHCDVEGILARL is encoded by the coding sequence ATGGCCAAGGCCATCATGTTTTTGGGGACCGGGAGCGACGTGGGAAAATCCATCGTCGCCGCGGCCTTCTGTCGGATCGCCAGGAGACGGGGCTTCAAGGTCGCCCCTTTCAAGGCCCAGAATATGTCCAACAACTCCTTTGTCACCATAGAGGGGGGGGAGATCGGCCGTGCGCAGGTGGTCCAGGCCGAGGCCGCCGGCCTCCTTCCTTCGGTCCACATGAATCCGATCCTTCTCAAACCGTCTTCCCATATGGGTTCCCAGGTGATCCTTCAGGGGAAGGTCTTTGGAACCATGGAGGCCCTGAATTATTATGAGTTAAAACCGAGGCTGAGACACGTGGTCATGGAATCCTACCGCACCCTTTCCCGGGAGTATGATTTGATCGTGATGGAAGGGGCGGGAAGCTGCTGCGAGATGAACCTGAAGCAGAATGACCTGGTAAATTTTTCAATGGCCCGTGAGGCAAAGGCGCCCTGCGTCTTGATAGGGGATATCGACAGGGGAGGGGTCTTTGCACAGATCATCGGGAGCTTTCATCTGATGAGCCGGAAGGAGCGGGAGATCACCATCGGATTCCTCATCAACAAATTCCGGGGAGACCCGAGGCTTTTCCTTTCGGGGATGCGATACATCGAGGAGAAGACGGGTAAACCGGGATTCGGCCTGATCCCGTTTTATAACGATATCCTCATCGATCCCGAAGACTCGGTGGCGGTCCAGGAGGATCGGCGCACCCTAAAACCGATAGGCCCCAAGACGGTGAATATCGCCGTACTCAAGCTGCGTGCCATCTCCAATTTCACCGATATGGAAGGGCTTGAAAGAGAAAAGGATGTCATCGTCAATTACCTTTTCAGACCCCAGGACCTCTCCCCGGAATATGACTGCCTCATCCTTCCGGGGACCAAGAATACCATGGAAGACGCGGCCTGGCTGGCCCGATCCGGGTGGAAAAGGGAAATCAAGAGATTTGTAGAGGGCGGAGGGCGGGTCTTGGGGATCTGCGGGGGATATCAGCTCTTGGGTGAGGCCGTAAGGGATCCCTTTGGCGTGGAATCGGACCTGAAGGTGATCCGGGGCCTCGGTATCCTTCCCGTGGAAACCCTCCTTGAAGGGGAAAAGGTGGTGAGAAAGGTGACCGGAACCTCTTTGACTACCGGGAAAAGGGTCGGCGGCTATGAGATCCACATGGGGAGAACCCGAATCCTGAAAAAGACCGGGGGGCCCTTGTTGCGGATACACGAACCTGGAAAACGCCGGGTCTGGGAAGACGGATGGACCTTGAATGACGGGCATATTGCCGGGACCTATGTCCACGGCATCCTGGATTCACCGGGATTCAGGGGGGACTTCCTCAATCAAATCAGGCGGGCCAAAGCCCTGAAAGAAAGATCCCCCGGGCCGGGGAGGCTGGCCCGGTTTCACCAGTATGACAGGCTTGCCGATCATTTTGAATCCCACTGTGATGTGGAAGGGATCCTGGCACGCCTGTGA